A stretch of the Porifericola rhodea genome encodes the following:
- a CDS encoding vanadium-dependent haloperoxidase yields the protein MKQLLLAGIFITVLACQPKTEMNFQEGELIHGAMQRLTDIMVYDIFSPPVASRIYAYSSIAAYEAMVPDHPEYQSLEGQLNGLENVPQPEEGKEYNFSLAGIHAFTSVGKNLIFSEEKMEEYQTQLYAKYENALSSEVYENSIAYGQQVADHIMAWADKDNYKQTRTYPKFTVKDEPGRWQPTPPDYMDGIEPHWSSIRAFVIDSAQQFKPAPPTPFSLEEGSQFYKEMMEVYNTGVNLTAEQEEIAKFWDCNPYVSHHQGHVMFATKKITPGGHWIGITAIASRKSGADLMQATEAYALTSVALADGFISCWDEKYRSSLIRPETVINQHVDPDWVPLLQTPPFPEYTSGHSVISASAATTLTHLFGDNFQFHDTTEVAYGLPARDFESFKHASEEAAISRLYGGIHYMPACEVGVKQGRKVGTYVISNISTKKGRTVATAMLEDEEVNIRP from the coding sequence ATGAAACAACTATTACTTGCCGGTATATTTATAACAGTATTAGCTTGCCAGCCCAAAACAGAAATGAATTTTCAGGAGGGTGAGCTAATTCATGGGGCCATGCAAAGGCTTACCGATATTATGGTGTACGATATTTTCTCTCCTCCGGTAGCCAGCCGTATTTATGCCTATTCCAGCATTGCCGCTTACGAGGCTATGGTTCCGGACCATCCAGAATACCAGAGTCTGGAAGGTCAGCTTAATGGCCTGGAAAATGTGCCTCAGCCAGAAGAAGGCAAAGAGTACAATTTCTCGCTGGCAGGCATACATGCTTTTACATCAGTGGGGAAAAACCTGATTTTTTCAGAAGAGAAAATGGAAGAGTATCAGACTCAACTATACGCTAAATATGAAAATGCTCTCTCTTCAGAAGTATATGAAAATTCTATAGCATATGGGCAGCAGGTGGCCGATCATATTATGGCCTGGGCTGATAAAGACAATTATAAACAAACGCGTACTTACCCGAAGTTTACCGTAAAAGATGAGCCAGGGCGTTGGCAGCCTACCCCTCCTGACTATATGGATGGTATAGAGCCGCATTGGAGTTCTATTCGTGCTTTTGTTATAGACTCAGCTCAGCAATTTAAGCCTGCGCCACCTACCCCTTTCAGCTTGGAAGAAGGTAGCCAGTTTTATAAGGAAATGATGGAGGTATACAATACTGGCGTTAACCTTACGGCAGAGCAGGAAGAAATTGCCAAGTTTTGGGACTGTAACCCCTATGTCTCACATCATCAGGGACATGTGATGTTTGCTACGAAAAAAATTACTCCTGGTGGTCACTGGATTGGTATTACAGCTATTGCTTCCAGAAAATCGGGTGCAGATCTTATGCAGGCGACCGAAGCTTATGCCCTAACTTCCGTTGCCCTTGCCGATGGCTTTATCAGCTGCTGGGATGAGAAGTATCGCAGTAGCCTTATTCGTCCGGAAACAGTTATTAACCAGCATGTAGACCCAGACTGGGTACCTTTGTTACAAACGCCTCCCTTTCCTGAGTATACCAGCGGACATAGCGTGATATCAGCTTCTGCGGCTACTACTCTTACTCATCTGTTTGGTGATAATTTTCAGTTTCATGATACCACAGAAGTAGCTTATGGCTTACCCGCCAGAGACTTTGAGTCTTTTAAACATGCTTCTGAAGAAGCTGCCATTAGTCGTTTGTATGGTGGTATCCATTATATGCCAGCCTGCGAAGTAGGAGTAAAGCAGGGACGGAAAGTAGGGACCTATGTTATCAGCAATATTTCTACTAAAAAAGGGCGAACCGTAGCTACTGCTATGTTGGAAGATGAAGAAGTAAATATTAGACCTTAG
- the ccsA gene encoding cytochrome c biogenesis protein CcsA produces MFNAFLGDAGHLFVITSFITSLVVAFAYIKASNAHNDLEQKQWKSYARGAFYLHGISVLGVVGMLFYIIYANHYEYHYAWSHSSRSLPAYYMISSFWEGQEGSFLLWIFWHVLLGVVVINTNKRWEAPVMAVFAFVQAFLASMILGVVFGDLKIGSSPFILLRDALDAPIFATNPEFVPEDGTGLNPLLQNYWMVIHPPTLFLGFAITIIPFAYCIAGLWKKDYENWVKPALPWTIFAAAVLGLGIMMGAYWAYETLNFGGYWNWDPVENAVYIPWLILIASIHTLIIFKNNGTALKTSIVLVIATFVLILYSTFLTRSGILGESSVHSFTDLGLSGQLLLYLLFFALGAIVLAAIRWKNIPTSEKEASAYSREFWIFIGVTTLCLMSFQVLIPTSIPVWNAIVELFGGISNMAPPADQVEFYTKFQLWFGIAIALLSGTGQFFFWKKMDKGKLKSELTVPVVLSLLVSSIAILVAKVTEPAYIVLLTASIYAVVANTSILLRFVRSKNFKLMGGSVSHIGIAMILIGILFSSGYSNVVSINNSGLLLFKDAPDDANVENLLLWINEPREMDEYELTYKGSRMEVKGMPGYVEKSDLIRTNNDHIAIARNNLAHGDKVYFQKGDTVGVYAENTFHEVLYKHKETGKEFSLYPRSQVNPNMGLIASPDIRRSFGKDLYTHVSAIPNDEEEKEWSEREEMEVQIGKQFFINDYVATLENIERVDEVEGTPIQDGDLAVKANIRVLGEYEEYVLTPYYLIRDRMVGRIPFTSNELGVRLTLLNIKPEENSFTVGVETTQKEYIVLKAIEKPLINVLWAGTILLMVGFGIAVNRRYKEFVMQRDEVKKHKNKGNKPQEKRKAATA; encoded by the coding sequence ATGTTTAACGCCTTCCTAGGAGATGCGGGGCACCTTTTTGTCATCACATCTTTTATAACCTCATTAGTAGTAGCATTCGCTTATATTAAAGCGAGCAATGCGCATAATGATCTTGAACAGAAGCAGTGGAAATCTTATGCTCGTGGTGCTTTTTACCTGCATGGTATCAGTGTACTAGGGGTAGTTGGTATGCTTTTTTATATCATTTATGCCAATCACTACGAATACCATTATGCCTGGAGTCATTCTTCTCGCAGTTTGCCAGCTTATTATATGATCTCCAGTTTCTGGGAGGGTCAAGAAGGTAGTTTTCTGCTATGGATCTTCTGGCACGTATTGTTAGGCGTAGTTGTAATCAATACCAATAAGCGGTGGGAAGCTCCAGTTATGGCTGTATTTGCTTTTGTACAGGCTTTCCTGGCTTCTATGATTTTAGGAGTTGTGTTTGGTGACCTTAAAATTGGTAGCTCACCCTTTATTTTACTTAGAGATGCACTGGATGCACCTATTTTTGCTACCAACCCGGAGTTTGTGCCTGAAGATGGAACGGGGCTAAACCCTCTGCTTCAAAATTACTGGATGGTAATTCACCCTCCTACCCTCTTTTTAGGCTTTGCAATTACTATTATTCCTTTTGCATACTGTATTGCCGGCCTGTGGAAAAAGGATTATGAAAATTGGGTAAAACCTGCTTTGCCCTGGACCATTTTTGCTGCCGCCGTACTAGGGCTAGGCATTATGATGGGCGCCTACTGGGCTTATGAAACTCTAAACTTTGGTGGCTATTGGAACTGGGACCCTGTAGAAAATGCCGTTTATATTCCCTGGCTTATTCTCATTGCCAGTATCCACACTTTAATCATCTTTAAAAATAATGGTACCGCGCTTAAGACATCTATAGTACTGGTAATCGCTACATTTGTACTAATACTTTACAGCACTTTTCTGACTCGTAGTGGAATTTTAGGCGAGTCGTCAGTACATAGCTTTACTGATCTGGGTTTGTCAGGCCAGCTTTTGTTGTATTTACTGTTTTTCGCTTTGGGCGCTATAGTATTAGCTGCTATCCGTTGGAAAAACATCCCTACCTCAGAAAAAGAAGCTTCAGCCTATAGTAGAGAGTTCTGGATATTTATAGGCGTAACAACCTTATGTCTGATGAGCTTTCAGGTGCTTATTCCCACCTCTATTCCTGTATGGAATGCTATAGTAGAGTTGTTTGGAGGAATATCTAATATGGCTCCTCCGGCAGATCAGGTAGAGTTTTATACTAAGTTTCAGCTTTGGTTCGGTATTGCAATTGCTTTACTTTCTGGTACCGGTCAGTTTTTCTTCTGGAAGAAGATGGACAAGGGTAAGCTTAAAAGCGAGCTTACCGTTCCTGTGGTATTATCATTACTAGTAAGCTCCATTGCCATATTAGTAGCCAAAGTTACTGAGCCTGCTTACATCGTACTTCTTACCGCATCTATATATGCGGTAGTAGCCAATACGAGTATTTTACTTCGTTTTGTTCGTAGTAAAAATTTTAAGCTTATGGGAGGCTCTGTATCGCATATCGGTATAGCCATGATACTAATTGGCATTTTGTTCTCTTCTGGTTATTCTAATGTTGTCTCTATTAACAACTCAGGCCTACTGCTTTTTAAAGATGCTCCTGATGATGCTAATGTAGAGAATCTCCTTCTGTGGATAAATGAACCCCGTGAGATGGACGAATACGAGCTTACTTACAAAGGCTCCCGCATGGAAGTGAAGGGAATGCCCGGCTATGTAGAAAAGAGTGATCTTATTCGTACTAACAATGACCATATCGCCATTGCCAGAAATAATCTGGCTCATGGGGATAAAGTGTATTTCCAGAAAGGTGATACCGTAGGGGTATATGCAGAAAACACTTTTCATGAAGTGCTGTACAAGCATAAAGAAACAGGAAAAGAATTTTCACTATACCCTCGCTCTCAGGTAAACCCTAATATGGGCTTAATTGCTTCTCCTGATATACGCCGTAGCTTCGGTAAGGATTTGTACACGCACGTTTCGGCCATTCCTAATGACGAAGAAGAAAAAGAATGGAGTGAACGTGAAGAGATGGAAGTACAGATTGGCAAGCAGTTTTTCATTAATGACTATGTAGCTACTCTGGAAAATATTGAACGGGTAGATGAAGTGGAAGGGACACCTATACAAGATGGTGACCTGGCAGTAAAGGCTAATATAAGAGTACTTGGTGAGTACGAAGAATACGTACTTACGCCCTATTATTTGATTCGTGATCGTATGGTCGGTCGTATACCTTTTACTTCTAATGAGCTTGGCGTACGTTTAACCCTACTCAACATAAAACCTGAAGAAAACTCCTTTACCGTAGGTGTAGAGACAACCCAAAAAGAATATATAGTATTAAAGGCGATTGAGAAGCCGCTGATTAATGTATTGTGGGCAGGTACTATTCTGCTGATGGTTGGCTTTGGTATCGCCGTCAATCGCCGATACAAAGAGTTTGTGATGCAAAGAGACGAAGTAAAAAAGCATAAGAACAAAGGCAATAAGCCGCAAGAAAAAAGAAAAGCTGCTACTGCATAA
- the lgt gene encoding prolipoprotein diacylglyceryl transferase, producing the protein MYTYILWNPDGIIVDLGFFALRWYSLLFALGFIAGYQVLQHYFKKEGIKQEKLDRLNIYLIIATVVGARLGHCLFYDFEYYSQHITEIFLPVQFSPTFQFTGFQGLASHGGGIALIIALIMYARRERVSLFWVLDVVAIATALVGAFIRLGNLMNSEIIGKPSSVAWAFVFSKIDSLPRHPAQLYEAILYLIIFAILSAISQYKPKPQGYIFGLFLTLVFSARFIVEFFKENQSAFEADMFLNMGQWLSTPFIIIGLVLLYAKHKQNTTHTGEVATS; encoded by the coding sequence ATGTACACATATATTCTTTGGAACCCCGATGGGATCATTGTTGATTTAGGTTTTTTCGCCTTGCGTTGGTATTCTCTTCTTTTTGCTTTAGGCTTTATAGCTGGCTATCAGGTTTTGCAGCACTATTTTAAAAAAGAAGGAATAAAGCAGGAAAAGTTAGACCGGCTTAATATATACCTGATTATTGCTACTGTGGTTGGCGCACGTTTAGGGCATTGCCTTTTTTACGACTTTGAGTACTACTCACAACATATAACAGAAATTTTTTTGCCAGTACAGTTTTCTCCTACATTTCAGTTTACTGGATTTCAGGGCCTGGCAAGCCACGGCGGAGGTATTGCTCTAATTATAGCTTTGATTATGTACGCCAGAAGAGAGAGAGTTTCACTTTTTTGGGTACTTGATGTAGTAGCTATAGCCACGGCTCTGGTGGGGGCATTTATCAGACTGGGTAATCTTATGAATTCTGAGATTATAGGTAAACCCAGCAGTGTAGCCTGGGCATTTGTTTTTAGTAAAATTGATTCACTTCCACGGCATCCTGCACAGCTATACGAAGCAATACTCTACCTCATCATCTTTGCAATTTTATCCGCTATTTCTCAGTACAAACCAAAACCGCAGGGATATATTTTTGGGCTCTTTTTAACACTTGTTTTCTCTGCCCGATTTATAGTAGAGTTTTTTAAAGAAAATCAGTCTGCTTTTGAAGCGGATATGTTTCTTAATATGGGGCAATGGTTAAGTACTCCGTTTATTATTATTGGCCTGGTACTTCTTTACGCTAAGCACAAACAAAATACAACTCACACAGGAGAAGTAGCCACTTCATAA
- a CDS encoding VCBS repeat-containing protein has protein sequence MNIRIIQPISLCFLYLLISFGCSQRQDAEQLFELHPASYTGVDFQNTLTETPQMNIFSYLYFYNGGGVAAGDLNGDNLPDLYFTSNLENNKLYLNLGGFKFKDITEQAKVEGKGGWTSGVTMADVNGDGRLDIYVSQLGDYQNIRGKNQLYINTGNNAEGIPVFEEKAQEYGLDLKGFATQAAFFDYDLDGDLDMYMLNHSVHSNGTFARSSLRSKTHPLAGDKLLRNDDGKFIDVTENSGIYSSALGYGLGISTGDVNWDGYPDIYIGNDFHENDYLYINNGDGTFTESLEQYLRHTSRFSMGNDIGDFNNDGLPDLVSLDMLPSDPVKLKTSAGEDSYDVYNYKLKYGYNHQFARNTLQLNMGNGKFSEIGLLAGISATDWSWSGLMADLDLDGKRDLYIANGIKRRSNDLDYIKYISNDALQHRLEGDLTSEDMALVEKMPIVKIPNVVYKNKGDLTFENASESWGLGQESFSNGAAYADLDNDGDLDLITNNIDQDAFIYENKTINNSAKSAKVHYLKIRLEGNTANTFGIGTKIIIPQKNQTIIQELYTTRGYQSSVPTELLIGLGETTELDSLIIVWPDLKYQTLTKVAVDTTLSIQQSHAEGKYEFKKSKHTLFQQYDDSVEYVHEENTFIEFNREALIPHMTSTEGPKMAVGDINGDQKEDFFVGGAKWQPAKVFVQSTNGFKELPQAALASDSLSEDVGAELIDVDNDGDLDLVVASGGNEFQGEEDALLVRLYLNDGKGTFSRSRNSLPEIYLNASVVRGADYDQDGDIDLFVGGRVVPRKYGKIPQSYLLENDGTGKFTDVSEKVAPEISDVGMVKDAVWTDLNGDNQPDLVIVGEWMAPQLFISQSAKLVKQEEATTNEQKGWWNTVEAKDIDNDGDLDLICGNLGLNSKIRASEDEPVRLYVKDIDNNGKIEQIMTYYLEGKEYLFATKDEINSQLTDIKNRFVKYHDFAMADLDEIFPSQMMEGAEQLSASEFRSGVFVNEGELNFVFKPFPLEAQVSPVQSIYTVDVNADGLEDLLLGGNFYEVNIERGRYDASYGTVLINKGDHTYQCLPNYKSGIYIEGQIRDIQPIVINGEVVIAYVRNNSSIVFIKKNEGQEQSTHQENMATVYSNR, from the coding sequence ATGAATATCAGGATAATACAGCCGATAAGTCTGTGCTTTCTTTATCTGCTCATTAGTTTTGGCTGTAGCCAAAGGCAGGATGCTGAACAGCTTTTTGAACTTCATCCTGCCTCATATACTGGAGTAGATTTTCAGAATACACTTACTGAAACGCCACAAATGAATATCTTCAGCTATCTCTACTTCTATAATGGAGGTGGTGTAGCTGCGGGAGACCTAAATGGAGATAACCTGCCAGATCTTTACTTTACCTCCAATCTGGAAAATAACAAGTTATATTTGAACCTGGGAGGCTTTAAGTTTAAAGACATTACCGAACAGGCCAAAGTAGAAGGTAAAGGAGGGTGGACTAGTGGGGTAACTATGGCTGATGTTAATGGAGATGGCAGGCTGGATATCTATGTGAGTCAGCTAGGTGACTACCAGAACATCAGAGGTAAAAATCAGCTTTACATCAATACTGGAAATAATGCAGAAGGTATCCCTGTTTTTGAAGAAAAAGCTCAGGAATATGGGCTAGACCTTAAAGGTTTTGCTACTCAGGCTGCTTTTTTTGACTACGATCTGGACGGTGACCTGGATATGTATATGCTGAACCATTCGGTACACTCAAATGGTACCTTCGCCAGGTCTAGTCTACGCTCAAAAACACATCCGCTGGCAGGTGACAAACTGTTAAGAAATGATGACGGAAAATTTATAGATGTAACGGAAAACAGTGGTATTTATAGTAGTGCTTTAGGATATGGGTTGGGTATCTCTACGGGCGATGTAAACTGGGATGGCTATCCAGACATTTATATCGGGAATGATTTTCATGAAAACGACTATCTGTACATCAACAACGGAGATGGTACCTTTACAGAAAGCTTGGAGCAATACCTCAGGCATACCAGCCGCTTTTCTATGGGTAACGATATTGGAGATTTTAACAATGATGGTTTACCCGACCTCGTTTCTCTGGATATGCTACCCTCAGATCCTGTAAAACTTAAGACCTCTGCCGGAGAAGATTCTTATGATGTTTACAATTACAAGCTGAAGTACGGCTACAATCATCAGTTTGCGCGCAATACGCTACAGCTAAATATGGGCAATGGTAAGTTTAGCGAGATTGGTCTTTTAGCCGGTATAAGTGCCACAGACTGGAGCTGGTCGGGGCTTATGGCCGACCTGGACCTGGATGGAAAGCGTGATTTATACATTGCTAACGGTATTAAAAGAAGATCAAACGATCTGGATTACATCAAATATATTTCAAATGATGCCCTGCAACATCGTTTGGAGGGGGACCTGACAAGCGAAGATATGGCACTGGTAGAGAAGATGCCTATTGTTAAGATTCCGAATGTGGTCTATAAAAATAAGGGAGACTTAACCTTTGAGAACGCATCGGAAAGCTGGGGACTCGGTCAGGAATCTTTCTCAAATGGTGCTGCGTATGCCGATCTGGACAATGATGGAGACCTGGATTTAATAACTAATAACATAGACCAGGACGCATTTATCTACGAAAACAAAACGATAAATAACAGCGCAAAGTCAGCCAAGGTACACTACCTTAAAATCAGGCTGGAAGGCAATACCGCCAATACTTTTGGCATTGGCACTAAAATTATCATTCCGCAAAAAAACCAAACCATTATTCAGGAACTGTATACTACTCGTGGCTATCAGTCATCAGTACCTACCGAGCTACTTATTGGCCTGGGAGAGACCACAGAGCTTGACTCATTAATTATCGTTTGGCCAGACTTAAAGTATCAAACCCTAACTAAGGTGGCCGTAGATACCACACTGAGCATACAACAATCCCATGCTGAAGGGAAGTACGAGTTTAAGAAATCAAAACACACTCTTTTTCAGCAATATGATGATAGTGTAGAGTATGTACACGAAGAGAATACATTTATAGAATTTAATAGAGAAGCCCTCATCCCTCATATGACCTCTACCGAAGGTCCTAAAATGGCAGTAGGTGATATTAATGGTGATCAGAAAGAAGACTTTTTTGTAGGTGGCGCAAAATGGCAGCCTGCAAAAGTGTTTGTACAGTCTACCAATGGGTTTAAGGAGCTTCCTCAAGCGGCGCTAGCTTCCGATAGTCTTTCAGAAGATGTGGGTGCAGAATTAATTGATGTAGACAATGATGGAGACCTGGACCTTGTGGTAGCAAGTGGGGGTAATGAGTTTCAGGGAGAAGAAGACGCATTGCTGGTCAGGCTCTACCTCAATGATGGTAAGGGTACCTTTAGCAGAAGCAGAAATAGCCTGCCCGAAATTTATCTGAATGCATCTGTAGTTAGAGGAGCAGATTATGATCAGGATGGTGACATAGATTTGTTTGTAGGAGGAAGGGTAGTGCCCCGAAAGTACGGGAAGATACCGCAAAGCTACCTCTTAGAAAATGATGGTACAGGTAAGTTTACCGATGTGAGTGAGAAGGTAGCTCCTGAAATTTCTGATGTGGGTATGGTTAAAGATGCTGTTTGGACAGACCTCAACGGAGATAATCAACCTGACTTAGTAATTGTAGGAGAATGGATGGCTCCGCAACTTTTTATCAGTCAATCAGCCAAGTTAGTAAAGCAGGAGGAGGCAACAACTAATGAGCAAAAGGGATGGTGGAATACGGTAGAAGCCAAAGATATAGATAATGATGGAGACCTAGATCTTATTTGTGGCAACCTAGGACTAAACTCTAAAATCAGAGCAAGTGAAGATGAGCCTGTTCGCCTGTATGTAAAAGATATAGACAACAATGGAAAAATAGAGCAGATTATGACCTATTACCTGGAAGGCAAAGAATATCTGTTCGCTACCAAAGATGAAATCAACTCACAGCTGACCGATATTAAAAATCGCTTTGTGAAGTATCACGATTTTGCGATGGCAGATCTGGATGAGATATTTCCCTCGCAAATGATGGAGGGGGCCGAGCAGTTAAGTGCCAGCGAATTTCGTTCAGGAGTTTTTGTAAATGAAGGGGAACTAAACTTTGTATTTAAACCCTTTCCTCTGGAGGCTCAGGTTTCTCCAGTACAGTCTATTTATACAGTAGATGTAAATGCTGATGGGCTGGAAGATCTACTACTTGGCGGCAACTTTTACGAAGTAAATATTGAACGAGGCCGCTATGATGCCAGCTATGGCACAGTGCTGATCAACAAAGGTGATCACACTTATCAATGCTTGCCAAACTATAAATCAGGTATATATATAGAAGGACAGATCAGAGATATACAGCCAATTGTAATAAATGGTGAAGTTGTTATCGCATACGTTAGAAATAATTCATCAATTGTATTTATTAAAAAGAATGAAGGTCAAGAACAGTCTACGCATCAAGAAAACATGGCTACAGTTTACAGTAACCGCTAG